The Arachidicoccus terrestris genome includes the window GACCGTCACTATACCACCCGTCCCCTACGTACCAGCTCTTGAGCCTGTCCACGCCATGCATCAGGCGTTCTTTATCATATTGCTCTCCAATAGAAAGTAAGAATGCTTCAGCCATCGACCCGAATATCACCCAATTACTTTCGAAAGGTTTTCTGTCACGCAGTGATTTAACCTCCTTGACAACTCTTTTTTTGGTCAGTTCATCCAGGGGCTCCCATAAGGCTTTAGGGGCCCGGATAAATGCCTGCACATAATAGGCGGTATCGACGATCGGCTGCATTTCCCTATGAAAATTCAGGTAATCTTTCGAGGCCGGGTTAACCGTATGTGGCAGCCCTTTGAGTGCGGCTTCTCTGAGTGTTTTACGTAATTTACCTTCTTTCGTATCATCATCGGGTAATGCAAGCCAGGGAGCGACCCCTGCCAGCGTGCGGCCAACCGCTTCCAAATAGGTCACATCAATTGTCCGGCTATCAAAAGTGGGTGATTTTTTCACCACCATATTTTTCCTCAGCTCATCTTTTGAGAGATTCAGTAAAACAGGAGCTGCCATTTTATACAGCAGGTCCACCCAATACTGACGGTCCGCCGCTCCATCTTTTAATAATCCCGCAGGTGCCGTCATACCCGGATCACCGGAAGTATCGCTCCTTTTGGTGGTATTGCCTGCCAGGAGTTTTACAGGGAGACCACCCAGCGTAATAGCGCCGCCCAACATAAATCCTTTCAGCAATTGTCGTCTGTTTGCCATACTATTCAGTGTTGTTTTTTGGTTCTGTAATCGATTTTAGAAGGAGAAAAAAATTATAAATACCAGTCCTTGTAACGACTGAGCGCTTCCAGATAATAATAATCTGCATAGGATAGCGGGCTGTCAACTTCAGAACCAAAAGGTTTGGCACCGGTGGAGTGCATCAGAATAAAATCACCGTTTTTCCCCAGCTGGGCGCGGTACTTATCGGAGCTGAGCGAAACCAATATCTTTTTCGCGGCCGCAACGTAGGTCTTCGCGTCTTTTCGTGACGCATACTGTGCCAATTCTAATAAAGCAGATGCGGTAATGGCGGCTGCAGAAGCGTCACGGGGTGCATCCGGAATGCCAGGTGCGTCATAGTCCCAGTAAGGAATCATATCTGCCGGCATAGACGGACTTGTCAGGATATAATGGGCGATATGCAGTGCCTGGTTCAGATAAGCCTTGGTTTTGGTAAAACGATACATCATGGTGTATCCATATAAGCCCCATGCCTGGCCTCTGGCCCAGGAAGAACTGTCGTTAGCACCCTGCCACGTTCTCTTTGCGATGACGGCACCGGTATTAGGGTCATAATCAATCACATGATAAGAACTATAATCGGGTCTAAAATGATTTTTAATAGTGGTATTGGCATGTTCTCTGGCAATATGCAGATAACTGGTATCTCCCGTATGAGCGCTGACCCAGCAAAGCAATTCCAGATTCATCATATTATCAATAATAACAGGACAGGTAAAGTTCTTACTTTTATTCCAGGACTGAATGGCATGCACTTTCGGCCGGTAGCGCAATGCCAGCGTTGCGGCTGCCGTATCCAGCGTTTTGGCGTAACCGGGATCGCGGGTAATTTTAAACGCATTGCCAAAGCTGCAATTAATCATAAATCCCAGATCATGATTGCCTTTGTAATGCTTCATAGGAGCCAGTACTTCCAGCCGTTTTTCTGCCTCTGCTTTGATGGCTTTATCTCCTGTCTGTTCATAAATTAACCAAAGCGTGCCGGGATAAAATCCACTACACCACCACTGCATATTGCTAAACACACTTTTTCCGGTCTTGGGATCAAAAGTCTGTGGCATTTTATCGGCCGGTGTCTGCTTGGCCATCAGCTTATATTGCCTGGCGGCAAAATCAAACTGCGTTTTGATCATGGCTTTCATAGCCGATTTACTTTGCGCCTGAAGGCTTCCCATTGTAACCAGTACGCAAAAGGCTGCTAATAACAATTGTCGAATGCGAAGTCGTTCTCGTAACATGTTTTAATTCCGATTTAGCGTTTAAAGAATTGTTTGGTGAATAATTGGGTCTTTCCAAGCAGCGGAAATAAACCATATTGATTAAGTGGACAGCCGCCTGATTAATTGGACGGGCATAACGGTAGGCGCCAGTAATTCCGCCGGATTCAGGTTTTTATGCTGTAGCCTTGCCATCAACACCTCGACGATCTTCTCTCCCATTTTTTCAGGATACTGTTCAATGGTGGTAATGGAAGGGGTGATAATTTCACTGCGAGGATCATTGGAATAACCGACGATCTTCAGATCCTGTGGCACTTTAAGTCCCATTTCCTTGGCAAACTTTAATGCAGCGATGGCCGTTGTATCATTGTCGGCAACCAGGCCATCGGGCATATCCGGCCCTTCAAATATCTTCTTCAGAGCAATGCGTGCATTTTCTTTATTCAGTTCCTGATAGAACAGCCACTCTTTCCGTACCGGAAGCTCAGCAATCTTCATCGCGTTATAAAAACCCTTTAGCCGGTCCTGATACAAATTACAGTCCAGGGGACCGGAAATATGCGCAATCTTCTTACACCCGATTTCGATTAAATGTGAGGTAGCCAGATAGCCCCCCTGTATATCATCCCCCTTAATGACCATCGCATTTGTTTTACCTACCGGCACACGGTCATAAAAGATCAGCGGTGTTCCGCTCGCCATCAGCTGTTCAAAAGGTGTAAAATCAGTGGTATGTAACGTACAGGCAGCAATGACCGCATCTACCCGGACAGACTGCAGTGCCCTGATTAAATCCTTTTCCATATCTACGGAATCGCCCGATTGGCATATGGTCAGGTTATAGCCGTGTTTATACAGGATGTTCTGAATAGTAGTTATTACTTCCGCGTGAAAAAACATGGAAATCCGGGGAACGATCAGGCCGATGGTACGCGTCTTATTGCTTCTCAGACCGGAGGCAATATTGTTGCGTTGGTAGCCTAATTTCTCAATCATTTCCAGTACCTTCTTTTTGGTCGCTTCTTTCACGTACGGATGGTTATTCAGTACACGCGAGATTGTGGCCGGAGAGAGACCCGTAGCTTCAGCCACCTGGATAATAGTGTTACTCTTGGGCTTTTTTTTGATTTCTGCCATAAAATGAGTTTAAAATCTTGGGCATTGAATATGCTGTTATGTAACCTCTATCAATTCAAAATCAGGCGCCTATTAATGAAAACGATTACATAAAAACAAACATTAATTTGGTAAATTTAAATGCTTCCTGTCAAAATGCCAAATTAAAGATATTTTCCGTAAAAACCAGCTCTTTTTTATGGAACATTCGCTACATAGGCTGATCTGGCAAAGGGCCAGGTCTCACACCTAAACCAGGTGCGCCGCTAACCGATACCTTGCCCGCTTCTATTGTCAGGCCGGTACCGCCCGGGGCAGCCAACAAAAGCGGCCCATCCATGTCTACATAATCGAGTTGCGGTAAAAACTGTGCAATAGCCGCCGACCCAATGACGGTTTCATTCATTGAGCCCATCATCACTTTCATTTCCCGCTCTCTCGCTTCACGGATCAGCACTCTTGCCGGCGTAATGCCACTACATTTGGTAAGTTTGATATTAATACCGTGGAAACATTTTTCTATACCTTTCATATCGGAGAGCCGGACACAGCTTTCATCTGCTATCAGCGGCAGTGGTGAAGCGTTGTAAAGTGCCTGCATTTGTTCCAGATCCCAGTCAGTCTTAGCTCTGGCCATAGGCTGTTCTACCAGTTCTACGCCGAGTTCAGCGAGCCGGGGCAGCATCTCCAGCGCCTTTTCATATGTCCAGCCTCCATTCACATCCACCCTAAAAGGGCTATCCGTCACCTGGCGGAGCGCCCTGAGCATTGCAAGATCGTCAGCCGCTCCTAATTTAATCTTATAGACGGGCCAGGGCATGGCTTTAATTTTGGCTGCCATCTTATCAATTGCATCCAGCCCAATGGTATAGTCTGTAAGCGGCGTATTTTGCCAGGTACTCCCCATTAACTGATAGACAGGCGTCCTGTTCATTTGACCATATAGATCCCAACAGGCCATGTCTAAGGCACATACTAAAAAAGGATGTTCGGGCAGTAAGTGATGCAGGTAGTGCCAGTAACGCTCCGGATCGGTGAGTGCAAACTTCTCAATAAAGAGTTTCTTGGCTTTAATTTCACGCACCATTTTCTCCACTGTCACATCATAATAACTGATCGCGGGTGCTTCTCCCCAACCGGTAAGTGGCCCGAGGGACAATGAAACGATCAGGGCCGGTTGACTGGATTTGGAGCGCCCCCCGGAAATAGTAAATGTGTCTTTAAAGGGCGTGTCTATTACATGATACTGAAGCTTCATCTGCACTTACTTTATGACAAAGGTAAGGCATAAACTATAGATACGGATTATAGGCAATCTCCCAGTAATTATCTTCCGGGTCTTTAAAGTAGCCGCTATACCCGCCCCAAAAAACCGTTTCAGGTTCTTTTTGAATCGAGACGCCCCTTTCTTTTAAAAAGGCGAAAAACGCATCTACTTTTGTAATGGAATCAAAATTAATGGCCAGACTCATGCGTTTAAAACTACCCGGAGGAGCGGGCTGATAGCCATCCAGGCCAATATCTGCGGCCAGATCCACCTCTCCAAACAAGGCAAAAATGAGCCCGGCGTTCATCTTAAAAAAGCGGACGCCCTCCTGCTCTTTTTCCATTTGCCAACCCAAGGTGTCCCTGTAGAACCGGGTCAGTAAATCAAGATCTTTAACACCAAGGGTAATAAAACTGATCTGAGGATTCATAGGTCGTATTTTTTTCGACAATAATTAAAACAGCCCGTATAACAGACGGTCGATTTTATTGATGATCTCGCCCAGATGCTCCTCGTTTTCCGCGAAGTTGACATGATCGACATCAATCACGAGTAAAGGCCCTTCTTTATAGCCTTCAATCCATTTATCATAGAGCTGGTTGAGCTTTTTGAGATAATCCAGC containing:
- a CDS encoding DUF2264 domain-containing protein, with amino-acid sequence MANRRQLLKGFMLGGAITLGGLPVKLLAGNTTKRSDTSGDPGMTAPAGLLKDGAADRQYWVDLLYKMAAPVLLNLSKDELRKNMVVKKSPTFDSRTIDVTYLEAVGRTLAGVAPWLALPDDDTKEGKLRKTLREAALKGLPHTVNPASKDYLNFHREMQPIVDTAYYVQAFIRAPKALWEPLDELTKKRVVKEVKSLRDRKPFESNWVIFGSMAEAFLLSIGEQYDKERLMHGVDRLKSWYVGDGWYSDGPRFAFDYYNAYVMHPFMVDTLKILSDHQLVEEKEYLQAHKRMVRYAEQQEKMISPEGTYPPIGRSIPYRTGAFQALAMVSWQEKLPKHIDPAQVRGALTKVCYNMFTKINSFDNQGWLELGFCGPQPEVADYYTSTGSLYMATLSFLPLGLPANNPFWTNAPADWTAKAAWSGKPFHKDYHVDY
- a CDS encoding glycoside hydrolase family 88 protein codes for the protein MLRERLRIRQLLLAAFCVLVTMGSLQAQSKSAMKAMIKTQFDFAARQYKLMAKQTPADKMPQTFDPKTGKSVFSNMQWWCSGFYPGTLWLIYEQTGDKAIKAEAEKRLEVLAPMKHYKGNHDLGFMINCSFGNAFKITRDPGYAKTLDTAAATLALRYRPKVHAIQSWNKSKNFTCPVIIDNMMNLELLCWVSAHTGDTSYLHIAREHANTTIKNHFRPDYSSYHVIDYDPNTGAVIAKRTWQGANDSSSWARGQAWGLYGYTMMYRFTKTKAYLNQALHIAHYILTSPSMPADMIPYWDYDAPGIPDAPRDASAAAITASALLELAQYASRKDAKTYVAAAKKILVSLSSDKYRAQLGKNGDFILMHSTGAKPFGSEVDSPLSYADYYYLEALSRYKDWYL
- a CDS encoding LacI family DNA-binding transcriptional regulator: MAEIKKKPKSNTIIQVAEATGLSPATISRVLNNHPYVKEATKKKVLEMIEKLGYQRNNIASGLRSNKTRTIGLIVPRISMFFHAEVITTIQNILYKHGYNLTICQSGDSVDMEKDLIRALQSVRVDAVIAACTLHTTDFTPFEQLMASGTPLIFYDRVPVGKTNAMVIKGDDIQGGYLATSHLIEIGCKKIAHISGPLDCNLYQDRLKGFYNAMKIAELPVRKEWLFYQELNKENARIALKKIFEGPDMPDGLVADNDTTAIAALKFAKEMGLKVPQDLKIVGYSNDPRSEIITPSITTIEQYPEKMGEKIVEVLMARLQHKNLNPAELLAPTVMPVQLIRRLST
- a CDS encoding dipeptide epimerase, with protein sequence MKLQYHVIDTPFKDTFTISGGRSKSSQPALIVSLSLGPLTGWGEAPAISYYDVTVEKMVREIKAKKLFIEKFALTDPERYWHYLHHLLPEHPFLVCALDMACWDLYGQMNRTPVYQLMGSTWQNTPLTDYTIGLDAIDKMAAKIKAMPWPVYKIKLGAADDLAMLRALRQVTDSPFRVDVNGGWTYEKALEMLPRLAELGVELVEQPMARAKTDWDLEQMQALYNASPLPLIADESCVRLSDMKGIEKCFHGINIKLTKCSGITPARVLIREAREREMKVMMGSMNETVIGSAAIAQFLPQLDYVDMDGPLLLAAPGGTGLTIEAGKVSVSGAPGLGVRPGPLPDQPM
- a CDS encoding VOC family protein → MNPQISFITLGVKDLDLLTRFYRDTLGWQMEKEQEGVRFFKMNAGLIFALFGEVDLAADIGLDGYQPAPPGSFKRMSLAINFDSITKVDAFFAFLKERGVSIQKEPETVFWGGYSGYFKDPEDNYWEIAYNPYL